A genome region from Christensenella minuta includes the following:
- the dnaG gene encoding DNA primase gives MPFFPEEWIQDLLSKVSLVDLIGEYVTLQNKGGRWWACCPFHNEKTPSFSVNPEKGFYHCFGCGKGGNAIQFVMEQEKMTFPEACQYLAEKVKLPVPENTDSAGYEKRKQQRKKICEMNKIAARYFHKNLYAPEGKKALEYLRGRGIDDRIIKTFGMGFAKDGWDHLMKLLAEKGYTKQDMQAAGLIKMSEGKSYDMFRNRAMIPIINAFGDIIGFGGRVMDDGVPKYLNSPETAAFNKSRNLYNLNLIRRQKNLSHLILVEGYMDVIALFSYGIPECVATLGTALTQDQARMMKRYTDHVYISYDGDAAGQKATLRALGILSQEGIETRVVVIPDGQDPDEYLKKYGRDGYIKLMKTSLPEMDYRFGVTAAKYELSDSHQKEKFAKECANLLKKVESAVTKEKYAKKLSDMTGYSPESILQDAGGLRRETEWLPPRVDGLETTLEEKAENCLIRRLYSDPQIALRLEGKIEEADFQNEADKKIFSYIMEKAKKGIFTANSELLSVLSEEEGSYIRKVLSGEDERENADDFLNDCVKQIRLGRLERQRRSALAACSAEQDVEKKHILLQKIDELGKKIHKLKTSF, from the coding sequence ATGCCGTTTTTTCCGGAAGAATGGATACAGGATTTGCTTTCAAAAGTGAGTCTTGTCGACTTAATTGGCGAATATGTAACGCTGCAAAATAAAGGTGGCCGCTGGTGGGCGTGTTGTCCGTTTCACAACGAGAAGACGCCCAGTTTTTCTGTTAACCCGGAAAAGGGCTTTTATCATTGTTTTGGCTGTGGTAAAGGGGGAAATGCCATACAGTTTGTTATGGAACAGGAGAAAATGACGTTTCCTGAGGCCTGCCAATATCTTGCGGAAAAGGTAAAATTGCCGGTCCCTGAAAATACGGATAGCGCGGGGTATGAGAAGCGCAAGCAGCAACGGAAAAAAATTTGCGAAATGAATAAGATAGCGGCGCGTTACTTTCATAAAAACCTGTATGCACCGGAAGGTAAAAAGGCGCTTGAATACCTCAGGGGGCGGGGCATTGACGACCGTATCATTAAAACATTTGGAATGGGATTTGCAAAAGACGGCTGGGACCATCTGATGAAGCTGCTTGCGGAAAAAGGATATACGAAGCAGGACATGCAAGCCGCGGGCCTAATCAAGATGTCGGAAGGGAAAAGCTACGACATGTTCCGTAATCGCGCTATGATACCGATTATCAATGCGTTTGGTGATATTATTGGATTTGGCGGCCGCGTAATGGACGACGGTGTGCCAAAATATTTAAATTCTCCTGAGACGGCAGCCTTTAATAAGAGCCGGAACCTCTATAATCTGAACCTGATCCGCAGGCAGAAGAATCTTTCCCATCTGATTTTGGTAGAAGGCTATATGGATGTGATCGCGCTTTTTTCCTATGGGATTCCGGAATGCGTTGCAACCCTCGGAACAGCGCTCACACAGGATCAGGCGAGGATGATGAAACGTTATACGGACCATGTTTATATTTCTTATGACGGGGATGCGGCGGGGCAAAAAGCAACGCTTCGTGCGCTTGGGATATTGTCGCAGGAGGGAATCGAAACGCGGGTTGTGGTTATCCCGGATGGGCAGGATCCTGACGAATACCTGAAGAAGTATGGGCGGGACGGATATATCAAGCTTATGAAAACATCACTGCCGGAGATGGATTACAGGTTCGGGGTAACGGCTGCGAAATATGAGCTTAGTGACAGCCACCAAAAAGAAAAGTTTGCCAAGGAATGCGCTAATTTGCTGAAGAAGGTGGAAAGTGCCGTTACAAAAGAAAAGTATGCGAAGAAGCTGTCGGATATGACGGGCTATTCTCCGGAATCGATCCTGCAGGATGCGGGAGGGTTGCGCCGGGAAACAGAGTGGCTGCCGCCCAGGGTGGATGGACTGGAAACGACGCTGGAGGAAAAAGCGGAAAACTGCCTGATCCGGCGGCTTTATTCGGATCCGCAGATTGCTTTGAGGCTGGAAGGAAAGATTGAAGAGGCAGATTTTCAAAATGAGGCAGACAAAAAAATATTTTCTTATATTATGGAGAAAGCAAAAAAAGGGATTTTCACTGCGAACAGCGAATTATTATCCGTGCTGAGTGAAGAAGAAGGCTCGTATATCAGAAAAGTGCTGAGCGGGGAAGACGAACGGGAGAATGCGGATGACTTCCTGAACGATTGCGTGAAGCAGATAAGGCTGGGAAGGCTGGAACGGCAGCGCAGAAGCGCTCTTGCTGCCTGCAGTGCCGAACAGGATGTGGAAAAGAAGCACATCCTGCTGCAGAAAATAGATGAACTGGGAAAAAAGATACATAAGCTTAAGACAAGTTTTTAA
- a CDS encoding NADH-dependent [FeFe] hydrogenase, group A6 → MVSLTIDGVKVEAPDNSTVLDAARKANIDIPTLCYLKGVNALGACRICLVEVKNNPALQAACVLPVAEGMEVFTKSEKVLKARKVSLDLLLSNHDRECLTCVRNKNCELQTLADEFNIRNIKYEGEKIYKDIDDQSVSVVRNPNKCVLCKRCIAACENIQTVGVIGSTNRGFKTMVEPVWGKSLVDVPCINCGQCIVSCPVGALSEKSEIDNVWAALHNPSMHVVVQPAPAVRVAIGEEFGMPMGTRVTGKLAAALRRMGFDKVFDTDFGADLTIMEEGYEFINRVKNGGTLPMITSCSPGWIKFAEYFFPDMLDNLSSCKSPHQMLGAVIKSYYAQENGIDPAKIFTVSVMPCTAKKYEKDRAGEDATGYPDVDAVLTTREMAQMIKEAGIDFVNLPDEDFDPVLGTSTGAGVIFGATGGVMEAALRTVAEVLTGEELKSIDFCDVRGIAGIKEAEIMVGDMPVKVAVASGTGNARKLLEAVRSGEKEYHFIEIMACPGGCVNGGGQPIVSARIKNVLDPRVVRAQGLYDEDCDKPLRKSHENPDIQKLYDDFLGEPNSHKAHELLHTFYEAKPKYKEQ, encoded by the coding sequence ATGGTATCGTTGACGATAGACGGCGTAAAAGTTGAAGCGCCAGATAATTCCACAGTGCTCGACGCTGCGAGAAAGGCAAATATCGACATCCCGACACTTTGCTATTTGAAGGGTGTGAATGCGCTCGGTGCATGCCGGATTTGCCTGGTTGAAGTGAAAAACAATCCTGCGCTGCAGGCGGCATGCGTGCTCCCGGTGGCAGAAGGAATGGAAGTTTTTACAAAATCCGAAAAAGTATTGAAGGCCAGAAAAGTAAGCCTTGACCTTCTGCTTTCCAATCACGACAGGGAATGCCTCACGTGTGTGCGGAACAAAAACTGCGAACTGCAAACGCTGGCGGATGAATTCAATATCCGCAACATTAAGTATGAGGGCGAAAAAATCTATAAGGATATCGACGATCAGTCAGTTTCCGTTGTACGCAATCCCAACAAGTGTGTGCTCTGCAAACGCTGCATCGCGGCGTGCGAAAATATCCAGACGGTGGGTGTGATCGGCTCGACAAACCGCGGTTTCAAAACGATGGTGGAGCCCGTGTGGGGAAAATCTCTCGTGGATGTTCCGTGCATCAACTGCGGTCAGTGTATCGTTTCCTGCCCGGTCGGCGCGCTTTCCGAAAAGAGCGAGATTGACAATGTATGGGCGGCGCTGCATAACCCGAGCATGCACGTTGTGGTGCAGCCTGCTCCTGCGGTTCGTGTGGCGATCGGCGAGGAATTTGGCATGCCGATGGGTACCCGCGTTACCGGCAAGCTTGCGGCGGCGCTTCGCAGAATGGGGTTCGACAAAGTGTTTGATACGGATTTTGGCGCCGACCTTACGATCATGGAAGAGGGTTACGAATTTATCAATCGTGTGAAAAACGGTGGAACATTGCCGATGATAACATCCTGTTCGCCGGGATGGATCAAATTTGCGGAATATTTTTTCCCGGACATGCTGGATAATCTCTCGAGCTGCAAATCTCCACACCAGATGCTGGGCGCGGTCATCAAGTCTTATTACGCACAGGAAAACGGCATCGATCCGGCGAAAATTTTTACCGTATCCGTTATGCCGTGTACCGCAAAGAAATATGAGAAGGACCGTGCGGGCGAAGACGCAACCGGATATCCGGATGTGGATGCGGTGCTGACAACGCGTGAAATGGCACAGATGATTAAAGAAGCCGGAATTGATTTTGTGAACCTGCCGGATGAGGATTTCGATCCCGTTTTGGGCACGTCCACCGGCGCGGGTGTTATTTTTGGCGCAACGGGCGGCGTTATGGAAGCGGCCCTCCGTACGGTTGCGGAAGTTTTGACCGGCGAAGAGCTTAAGAGTATCGATTTTTGTGATGTACGCGGAATCGCAGGAATTAAGGAAGCGGAAATTATGGTTGGCGATATGCCAGTTAAGGTTGCCGTAGCCAGCGGAACAGGAAACGCAAGGAAACTGCTCGAGGCGGTACGCTCCGGCGAAAAGGAATATCACTTTATTGAGATCATGGCATGCCCCGGCGGCTGCGTAAACGGCGGCGGACAGCCGATCGTTTCGGCGCGTATCAAGAACGTGCTCGATCCGCGCGTCGTGCGTGCACAGGGCCTGTATGACGAGGATTGCGATAAGCCTCTGAGAAAGTCCCATGAAAACCCGGATATCCAAAAGCTTTATGATGATTTTCTTGGGGAACCCAACAGTCATAAGGCGCATGAACTGTTGCATACTTTTTATGAGGCGAAACCCAAATATAAGGAACAGTAA
- the rpoD gene encoding RNA polymerase sigma factor RpoD, whose product MAEKRETKQETPVEKNEVAKASSSAEKKTKPVEKKVQPKLSDERIAKIVEIGKSKGVLKYAEIAEYIDDAHAVPEQIDKLYEALEEQNIDVLDDEIEKEVPKAEEETEVVDFELSMPENINIDDPVRMYLKEIGKVPLLSATEEVELAKRMGEGDQEAKRKLAEANLRLVVSIAKRYVGRGMLFLDLIQEGNLGLIKAVEKFDYLKGYKFSTYATWWIRQAITRAIADQARTIRIPVHMVETINKLIRVSRQLLQQYGRDPLPEELAKEMDIPEEKVREILKIAQEPVSLETPIGEEEDSHLGDFIPDDDAPAPAEAAAFTLLKEQLMDVLDTLTPREEKVLKLRFGLEDGRARTLEEVGKEFQVTRERIRQIEAKALRKLRHPSRSKKLRDFLE is encoded by the coding sequence TTGGCAGAGAAAAGAGAAACAAAGCAGGAAACTCCGGTAGAAAAGAACGAGGTGGCAAAGGCCTCCTCTTCTGCGGAAAAAAAGACTAAGCCTGTTGAAAAGAAAGTACAGCCGAAATTGTCGGATGAGCGGATCGCAAAAATTGTCGAAATCGGGAAAAGCAAAGGCGTATTGAAATATGCGGAAATCGCCGAATATATTGACGACGCACACGCGGTCCCGGAGCAGATCGATAAGCTTTATGAAGCGCTTGAAGAACAAAATATCGACGTTCTGGACGACGAAATCGAAAAAGAGGTTCCAAAAGCGGAAGAAGAGACGGAAGTGGTCGATTTTGAGCTTTCCATGCCGGAAAATATTAACATTGACGATCCGGTCAGGATGTATCTCAAAGAGATTGGCAAGGTACCGTTGCTTTCGGCTACAGAAGAGGTTGAACTGGCAAAGCGGATGGGCGAAGGAGACCAGGAGGCGAAGAGGAAGCTTGCCGAAGCGAACCTGCGCCTTGTGGTAAGTATCGCGAAGCGCTACGTTGGCCGTGGTATGCTGTTTCTGGATTTGATCCAGGAAGGAAACCTTGGCCTGATTAAAGCAGTCGAAAAATTTGATTACCTGAAGGGTTATAAATTCAGTACCTATGCGACATGGTGGATTCGTCAGGCAATCACGCGCGCAATTGCAGACCAGGCCCGAACAATCCGTATTCCGGTCCATATGGTGGAAACGATCAATAAGCTGATTCGCGTATCGCGTCAGCTGCTCCAGCAGTATGGACGCGATCCGTTACCGGAAGAGTTAGCGAAAGAGATGGATATCCCGGAAGAAAAGGTACGTGAGATATTAAAGATCGCACAGGAACCGGTTTCGCTGGAAACGCCGATCGGCGAAGAAGAAGACAGCCACCTTGGAGATTTTATTCCGGATGACGATGCGCCGGCCCCGGCCGAAGCGGCGGCATTCACGCTTTTAAAGGAACAGCTGATGGATGTCCTCGATACGTTGACACCGCGCGAAGAGAAGGTTTTAAAGCTAAGGTTTGGCCTTGAAGACGGCCGTGCACGCACACTGGAAGAGGTTGGTAAAGAATTTCAGGTAACGCGCGAAAGAATCCGCCAGATTGAAGCAAAGGCTTTGCGCAAACTTCGTCATCCATCCAGATCGAAAAAGTTAAGGGATTTTTTGGAATAA